One region of Parambassis ranga chromosome 21, fParRan2.1, whole genome shotgun sequence genomic DNA includes:
- the col4a1 gene encoding collagen alpha-1(IV) chain, which yields MLLPTGTLLALAVLYCSVDLTRAEGCGESCGKCDCSGVKGAKGERGFPGLQGNMGFPGMQGPEGPPGPMGPKGDLGASGAPGLKGVRGPPGLPGFPGNPGLPGMNGNDGPPGSPGIPGCNGTKGERGRDGAPGFPGLQGPPGIPGVPGMKGDPGGVIGIAPLKGDRGFPGLPGQPGLPGPSGPTGPPGERGYQGPKGDTGPPGPKGDKGDRLSFVSEKGDKGERGFQGPPGPPGRLEDSQGGPITVHLPGPPGFRGLPGDKGDKGFCVPYLDGVKGDPGPPGPRGKPGKDGDDGPKGEKGFSGNPGIPGSQGDKGERGPPGYGSGAPGPPGPRGLPGLQGEKGYPGPQGEAGPPGRHIEGPRGEPGQKGDVGEKGDRGVEGESLVGQPGQPGLPGPPGPPGPPIAPSECNIEKGHPGPAGPPGLQGEVGQKGDKGDTCVLCESSGQPGPPGPQGLKGERGPPGFVGSKGQKGFPGFPGQPGTTGTQGSPGLMGAPGAVGEPGDIFIAPGLKGEKGLPGKPGSTGQPGVNGLPGRDGFPGQPGFKGEPAKEGIKGERGPNGDSGPSGPPGERGPPGLPGFGRPGDPGEKGSQGRAGLPGAPGLPGTKGEPGKGLITPGPQGVPGPRGEPGIQGFPGDRGLPGEPGLPGFPGEKGEHGPPGIGFPGPTGPKGINGIPGAPGLPGEPGRPGQDGFPGNPGLPGQKGEPGRGLPGPKGSQGLPGVSGFQGQKGNVGLPGVPGREGQTGPPGPQGVKGEVGPPGPPGLIGSPGAPGKGSPGAPGPQGPRGEPGPSGQGGEKGAKGYPGPPGLDMPGPQGERGTPGFPGSPGPKGQPGRPGLQGKDGPIGKQGLKGEMGVMGTPGSPGFPGPPGTPGLPGLRGDPGITGPRGEIGQAGSKGERGEPGLQGPPGNISDVDMEHMKGDKGDRGDRGATGVHGNKGHDGLPGSPGMPGKDGEPGSPGQPGEKGDPGFPGKPGHMGPPGQKGSLGEMGIPGPVGPKGTKGDIGTPGHPGFRGTDGDKGDRGTPGEPGIGIPGHPGERGHKGDQGFPGSPGDKGQKGQEGMPGKPGFQGPKGDKGSVGYPGQAGKPGERGSTGLPGSAGEAGLDGRPGEVGQQGSPGPRGDKGEPGVDGIPGSTGERGDPGIPGRGMPGPPGTFGEKGDKGGSGFPGPPGIPGIPGIKGDKGLPGPQGPNGDPGERGHPGISLEGPKGDRGQTGQPGELGAPGSPGPAGVPGRDGQKGEKGDQGLPGFQGETGHKGDSGVPGLPGQPGLPGIDGHKGERGLQGVPGFPGTKGTGGDLGFKGEVGDRGFPGEKGNVGLPGPPGPTIFVKGDIGFQGIQGPKGPQGPAGFPGPKGQQGINGIPGPKGEEGLPGYHGQSGAKGEPGLPGPQGPRGHPGPPGPDGVPGQVGPPGPSSMDHGFLVTRHSQSVEIPACPEGTSPIYDGYSLLYVQGNERSHGQDLGTAGSCLRKFSPMPFLFCNINNVCNFASRNDYSYWLTSPEPMPMSMAPITGESIKPFISRCAVCEAPAMVIAVHSQSIMIPPCPYGWDSLWIGYSFVMHTSAGAEGSGQALASPGSCLEEFRSNPFIECHGRGTCNYYANSYSFWLATIEDNEMFTKPVPATLKAGSLRTHISRCQVCMKRT from the exons GGAGATCTGGGTGCATCTGGAGCTCCAGGACTGAAGGGAGTGCGA GGTCCTCCTGGTCTGCCGGGTTTCCCAGGAAATCCTGGACTGCCA GGCATGAATGGAAATGATGGTCCACCAGGTTCACCTGGTATACCGGGATGCAATGGGACAAAA ggagaaagaggaagagatggtGCTCCTGGTTTCCCTGGTCTTCAAGGGCCCCCT GGAATCCCCGGAGTCCCTGGTATGAAG GGGGACCCTGGTGGTGTGATTGGAATAGCTCCCCTGAAAGGAGACAGAGGATTCCCTGGCTTACCTGGACAACCT GGATTACCTGGCCCTTCTGGCCCTACTGGACCTCCAGGAGAACGTGGCTACCAAGGACCCAAA GGTGATACAGGTCCTCCTGGCCCCAAGGGAGATAAG GGTGACAGGCTCTCCTTTGTAAGTGAGAAGGGAGATAAG GGTGAGCGAGGATTTCAAGGCCCACCTGGTCCCCCTGGAAGACTTGAGGATTCGCAAGGAGGCCCTATCACAGTGCATCTACCTGGACCTCCA GGATTCAGAGGACTACCAGGAGACAAAGGAGACAAA GGCTTTTGCGTCCCTTATCTCGATGGTGTAAAAGGGGATCCTGGGCCTCCTGGACCAAGA GGTAAACCCGGTAAAGATGGAGATGATGGGCCAAAG GGAGAAAAGGGATTTTCTGGCAATCCTGGAATTCCTGGTTCTCAG GGAGACAAAGGAGAAAGAGGACCACCTGGTTAT GGAAGTGGTGCGCCTGGCCCCCCAGGTCCTCGTGGTCTCCCAGGGTTACAAGGAGAAAAGG gttATCCTGGTCCCCAGGGAGAGGCAGGTCCACCAG GGCGGCACATTGAAGGACCTCGTGGAGAGCCTGGCCAGAAAGGAGATGTGGGTGAAAAAGGAGACAGGGGTGTGGAGGGAGAATCTCTTGTTGGACAACCAGGACAACCAGGACTCCCTGGACCTCCTGGACCACCTGGACCACCAA TTGCCCCAAGTGAATGTAACATTGAGAAAGGACATCCTGGTCCAGCAGGCCCACCAGGGCTACAAGGAGAAGTAGGACAGAAAG GTGACAAAGGAGACACATGTGTTCTGTGTGAGAGTTCTGGTCAACCTGGGCCTCCTGGCCCTCAGGGTCTTAAAGGAGAGCGAG GACCTCCTGGTTTTGTTGGCAGCAAAGGACAAAAGGGCTTTCCTGGCTTTCCCGGACAACCTGGAACAACT GGTACTCAAGGAAGTCCTGGATTGATGGGGGCCCCTGGTGCAGTTGGTGAACCAGGCGATATTTTTATAGCTCCTGGTCTAAAAGGAGAAAAAGGTCTTCCTGGTAAGCCTGGTTCAACAGGGCAACCAGGAGTGAATGGATTACCAGGGAGAGATGGCTTCCCGGGTCAACCTGGCTTTAAAGGAGAACCT GCCAAAGAGGGCATCAAGGGTGAACGTGGACCAAATGGGGACTCTGGTCCCTCTGGCCCTCCCGGAGAGAGAGGTCCCCCTGGTTTGCCTGGCTTTGGCCGACCTGGAGATCCTGGAGAGAAGGGAAGTCAGGGTAGAGCAGGACTTCCTGGAGCTCCCGGACTACCTG GTACAAAAGGTGAGCCAGGTAAAGGTTTGATCACTCCTGGACCTCAGGGGGTACCTGGACCACGAGGAGAACCTGGCATACAGGGATTTCCGG GTGACAGAGGCCTGCCAGGAGAGCCAGGGTTGCCAGGTTTTCctggagagaaaggagaacaTGGACCTCCTGGAATTGGCTTTCCAGGCCCGACTGGTCCTAAAG GAATCAATGGGATTCCAGGAGCCCCAGGATTACCAGGAGAGCCAGGAAGACCAGGACAGGATGGGTTTCCAGGAAACCCTGGTCTGCCAGGACAAAAA GGTGAACCTGGACGAGGTCTTCCAGGTCCTAAAGGTTCACAGGGCCTACCAGGAGTTAGTGGTTTTCAGGGACAGAAAGGTAATGTTGGACTACCTGGCGTTCCTGGACgagaaggacagacaggaccACCAGGACCTCAGGGAGTCAAAG GTGAGGTGGGACCTCCAGGACCTCCTGGATTGATTGGTTCACCAGGTGCTCCTGGAAAGGGCTCACCAGGAGCTCCTGGACCACAAGGACCACGTGGAGAGCCTGGGCCATCTG GTCAAGGAGGGGAAAAGGGAGCAAAGGGCTACCCTGGTCCTCCTGGTCTTGACATGCCAGGGCCTCAGGGAGAGAGGGGCACCCCTGGTTTCCCAGGATCACCAGGTCCTAAAGGTCAGCCTGGGCGACCAGGTTTACAAGGCAAGGATGGACCAATTGGAAAACAAG GTCTGAAAGGTGAAATGGGCGTAATGGGAACACCAGGATCACCAGGATTTCCTGGACCTCCAGGTACACCTGGGCTTCCTGGACTAAGAG GTGACCCTGGTATTACTGGGCCAAGAGGTGAAATTGGACAGGCTGGATCTAAGGGTGAAAGAGGAGAACCAGGTTTGCAGGGACCACCTGGGAACATAAGTGATGTTGACATGGAACACATGAAGGGGGACAAgggtgacagaggagacagag GTGCCACCGGTGTCCACGGAAATAAAGGCCACGATGGCCTTCCAGGGAGCCCTGGAATGCCTGGCAAAGATGGAGAGCCAGGGTCACCTGGACAACCAG GTGAGAAAGGAGACCCTGGTTTTCCTGGAAAGCCTGGGCATATGGGACCTCCTGGACAGAAAGGCAGTCTAGGGGAGATGGGAATACCAg GTCCGGTTGGTCCAAAGGGGACTAAAGGAGATATTGGCACACCCGGACATCCTGGATTCAGAGgcacagatggagacaaaggagacagaggaacaCCTGGTGAGCCAGGTATCGGGATCCCTGGACATCCGGGAGAAAGG GGTCACAAAGGAGATCAAGGATTCCCAGGATCACCTGGAGACAAGGGTCAGAAGGGTCAGGAGGGTATGCCTGGAAAACCAGGATTCCAAGGACCCAAGGGAGACAAAGGATCTGTTGGGTATCCAG GTCAGGCAGGAAAACCGGGTGAGAGGGGCAGCACTGGGCTTCCTGGATCTGCAGGAGAAGCTGGTCTTGACGGACGGCCTG GTGAAGTTGGCCAGCAGGGGTCTCCGGGTCCTCGTGGAGACAAGGGAGAACCTGGAGTAGATGGCATCCCAGGATctacaggagagagaggagacccag GTATACCTGGCCGTGGTATGCCTGGACCACCAGGAACTTTTGGTGAAAAAG GTGACAAAGGTGGGTCTGGCTTCCCTGGCCCCCCAGGTATTCCAGGTATTCCTGGTATCAAGGGTGACAAGGGACTTCCAGGCCCACAGGGACCCAATGGAGATCCAGGAGAGCGTGGTCACCCAGGTATCTCTCTAGAGGGCCCAAAGGGAGATAGAGGACAAACAGGACAACCCGGAGAATTAG GAGCACCAGGATCCCCAGGACCAGCTGGCGTGCCTGGCAGGGATGGTCAAAAGGGAGAAAAAGGAGATCAGGGTCTCCCTGGTTTCCAGGGCGAGACAGGACATAAGGGTGACTCTGGAGTTCCTGGACTTCCT GGACAACCTGGCCTTCCTGGAATTGATGGAcacaagggagagagaggattaCAGGGTGTTCCTGGCTTCCCAG GTACCAAGGGAACCGGTGGAGATTTAGGGTTCAAAGGTGAAGTTGGTGACAGAGGATTCCCGGgtgaaaaag GTAATGTGGGTCTTCCCGGTCCACCTGGCCCTACCATCTTCGTCAAAGGGGACATTGGTTTCCAAGGAATTCAAGGCCCGAAGGGACCTCAGGGGCCAGCAGGCTTTCCCGGACCTAAAGGACAGCAAG GTATCAATGGTATTCCGGGGCCAAAAGGAGAAGAAGGTCTCCCTGGATATCACGGTCAGTCCGGGGCCAAAGGAGAACCCGGCCTGCCTGGGCCACAAG GACCCAGAGGGCACCCTGGCCCCCCTGGACCTGATGGCGTTCCTGGTCAAGTGGGTCCACCTGGTCCCTCCTCCATGGATCACGGGTTCCTGGTAACACGTCACAGCCAATCAGTGGAGATTCCAGCTTGTCCTGAAGGAACATCACCTATATATGATGGTTACTCATTACTCTATGTACAAGGCAATGAACGTTCTCATGGACAAGACTTAG GCACGGCAGGAAGCTGTTTAAGGAAATTTAGTCCCATGCCTTTCCTATTCTGTAATATCAACAACGTGTGCAACTTTGCTTCTCGTAATGATTACTCCTACTGGCTCACTTCCCCTGAGCCCATGCCTATGAGTATGGCACCTATCACAGGTGAAAGCATTAAACCTTTCATCAGCAG gtgtGCTGTATGTGAAGCCCCAGCCATGGTGATAGCAGTTCACAGTCAGAGCATCATGATCCCgccttgtccttatggctgggACTCTCTGTGGATTGGATATTCCTTTGTCATG